The following coding sequences are from one Gossypium hirsutum isolate 1008001.06 chromosome A12, Gossypium_hirsutum_v2.1, whole genome shotgun sequence window:
- the LOC107933470 gene encoding F-box protein At5g07610, whose protein sequence is MGKLEFSNSYTESNELIGYNDDILINVLIRLPGKSLMRFRNVSKHWLSLISSPYFSRCLNQIPMFPSAIFLQMQLSLNKPKYHFLSLDRNPVREPSVQSFTFVDDPAGIRILQSCNGLLLCCSNNRLGEYNRNYYIYNPTTHQYTTLPKPDNRTQSPNTIFGVILAFDPLKSVHYRVIFVRSSETSPHLYQLEMYSSETHQWSFSSEISKVNNFSQGVYCCGGIHWRNNSGSFLRFDVHQERFQEIPMPKIPDDWDQQTKCRYFGECGGRLHLILTSCKHSTSQFNVYEMKNNFSGWFVKYQVDLNALISANPKMTQSNCHALEHWDYYAFRVLAIVVGEGSGQGSSSPFMVLHVPGKVITYSFKDKTSTLLHDFAPDCTDIEGCTTFEYDYAYPYITTLANV, encoded by the coding sequence ATGGGAAAACTAGAGTTTTCAAACTCATACACCGAATCAAACGAGTTGATAGGCTACAACGATGATATTCTCATTAACGTTCTCATTCGTCTCCCAGGAAAGTCTCTCATGAGATTCAGAAACGTATCGAAACACTGGCTTTCTCTGATTTCTAGCCCCTACTTCTCTCGTTGTCTTAATCAAATCCCGATGTTTCCCTCTGCCATCTTCTTGCAGATGCAGTTATCTTTAAACAAGCCCAAGTACCACTTCCTTTCACTAGATAGAAACCCGGTTCGGGAGCCATCAGTTCAATCTTTCACTTTTGTTGATGACCCTGCAGGCATTAGGATTCTGCAATCCTGCAATGGCTTGTTATTGTGCTGTAGCAACAACCGGTTAGGAGAATACAACCGAAACTATTACATCTACAATCCTACCACACACCAATACACTACCCTTCCCAAGCCAGATAACAGAACTCAAAGTCCAAACACTATTTTCGGTGTTATTTTAGCTTTTGACCCCTTGAAATCGGTACATTACAGAGTCATTTTTGTTCGAAGTTCAGAGACATCTCCTCATCTTTATCAGCTGGAGATGTACTCATCTGAAACTCATCAATGGAGTTTCTCCAGTGAAATTTCCAAGGTTAATAATTTCAGTCAAGGGGTCTATTGTTGTGGTGGTATTCATTGGAGGAACAACTCTGGGTCTTTCCTACGCTTTGATGTTCATCAAGAGAGATTTCAAGAGATCCCAATGCCTAAAATTCCAGATGATTGGGACCAACAGACCAAGTGCAGATACTTCGGGGAATGCGGAGGTCGCCTGCATCTTATCTTAACAAGTTGCAAGCATAGTACCAGCCAGTTTAATGTTTACGAGATGAAAAATAACTTCTCTGGATGGTTTGTGAAGTATCAAGTCGACCTTAATGCGCTGATTTCAGCAAATCCGAAGATGACCCAAAGCAACTGTCACGCATTAGAGCATTGGGATTATTATGCATTTAGAGTACTAGCCATTGTTGTTGGTGAAGGAAGCGGACAAGGGTCGTCATCGCCTTTCATGGTGTTGCATGTACCCGGAAAGGTCATTACCTACAGTTTCAAAGACAAAACGTCCACATTGCTCCATGATTTTGCTCCTGATTGCACAGACATTGAAGGTTGTACAACCTTCGAATATGACTATGCTTATCCCTATATTACAACTTTAGCCAATGTTTGA